A window of Corallococcus macrosporus DSM 14697 contains these coding sequences:
- a CDS encoding serine/threonine protein kinase has translation MAENSPQPFGKYVLLSKIAAGGMAVTYRARMTGAAGVTKPCVIKQILPHFVDDADFVEMFIGEARVVASMSHSNIAQVFDFGEVDGQYFIAMELVQGQPLSKVLRRAQRMGMGLFPEPLALHIASKLCDGLDYAHRHVGEDGQALGLVHRDVSPDNVLISYEGEVKVIDFGIAKATSAVEAKTSPGTLKGKYPYFAPEQAQGRQDLDARTDVYAAGVVLYEMVCGKRPYEGEFVTVLPRILTGDCLPPSVLNPTVNPDVETVISHAMALDREARYQTAKDLSESLVELLYRDNPRFTPTLLSQLMAHLFQEELTAEGRRVEVSPAFQEQLAAWQSGSTETSQGRARLPSSSGPRGSSPGLRGRPGSDSGRPGSEGGRRPPASNAGMRRPTSSGVRRVTHSQLPRAEGGVRRTYTAERPGPPVPELDDEPRTEAAVPMQAVPHDTPIEVPALVAGAEPATEARPMPLPGGKGYRTSVDEARDRLAREEAARVAKGKEKARVLTMGIIYAAAALFLVGVFYKLVIARESTSEYAGASTTTLWLASKPAGATVRLNDQVLKGVTPLMVEVKIGEANTLALTLSGHLPWTKRFTPTSTLVEPLTAELKPIAEPAPPPPPPAPVAVAAPEDAGAAEAVGAAPEDGGPGALEDAGAGPEEVAVAQGGPVATEAPQRTMTEVDYPTRVLVLRPRYNAAPLPEYPTASIELNPGATYSVWTKGNAALAEGRGTASSTLAFFIEGDGPVDTSFGLLGASPRSIKGARKLHVFALDVGGPDDNSGTVRVNVRQSAYVPPRSFTFDAREHAVQLKPEHQLVLRGLNPKSTYLLTVRDDLAELRSGPTGRIRQVLCVERGPRPESVRATHRILETGKRYQVTGTEDLHCTFPDMQLGDNEGALEVDIVDVTDLPGKERAEALKGSRRSAR, from the coding sequence GTGGCGGAAAACAGCCCTCAGCCCTTTGGCAAATACGTCCTTCTCTCGAAGATCGCCGCGGGAGGTATGGCTGTCACCTACCGCGCCCGGATGACGGGAGCGGCGGGCGTCACCAAGCCCTGCGTCATCAAGCAGATCCTCCCGCACTTCGTCGACGATGCGGACTTCGTCGAGATGTTCATCGGCGAGGCGCGCGTGGTGGCCAGCATGAGCCACAGCAACATCGCGCAGGTCTTCGACTTCGGCGAGGTGGACGGGCAGTACTTCATCGCCATGGAGCTGGTGCAGGGCCAGCCCCTGTCGAAGGTGCTGCGCCGCGCCCAGCGGATGGGCATGGGCTTGTTCCCGGAGCCCCTGGCGCTGCACATCGCCAGCAAGCTGTGTGACGGCCTGGACTACGCGCACCGGCACGTGGGCGAGGACGGGCAGGCGCTGGGGCTGGTGCACCGCGACGTGTCTCCGGACAACGTCCTCATCTCCTATGAGGGCGAGGTCAAGGTCATCGACTTCGGCATCGCCAAGGCGACGAGCGCGGTGGAGGCGAAGACGTCTCCCGGCACCCTCAAGGGCAAGTACCCGTACTTCGCCCCCGAGCAGGCCCAGGGCCGGCAGGACCTGGACGCGCGCACCGACGTGTACGCCGCGGGCGTCGTCCTCTACGAGATGGTGTGCGGCAAGCGCCCCTATGAAGGGGAGTTCGTCACCGTCCTGCCCCGCATCCTCACGGGCGACTGCCTGCCCCCGTCCGTGCTCAACCCCACCGTCAACCCGGACGTGGAGACGGTCATCTCCCACGCCATGGCGCTGGACCGCGAGGCGCGCTACCAGACGGCGAAGGATTTGAGCGAGTCGCTGGTGGAGCTGCTCTACCGCGACAACCCGCGCTTCACCCCCACCCTGCTGTCGCAGCTCATGGCGCACCTCTTCCAGGAGGAGCTGACCGCCGAGGGCCGCCGGGTGGAGGTGTCCCCCGCCTTCCAGGAGCAGCTCGCCGCCTGGCAGTCCGGCAGCACGGAGACCTCCCAGGGCCGCGCGCGGCTCCCGTCCAGCAGCGGGCCGCGAGGCTCCAGCCCGGGCCTTCGCGGCCGGCCTGGCAGTGACAGCGGGCGCCCCGGCAGCGAGGGAGGCCGCCGCCCCCCGGCGAGCAACGCGGGGATGCGCCGGCCCACGAGCAGCGGCGTGCGGCGGGTGACGCACTCCCAGCTTCCTCGCGCCGAGGGCGGCGTCCGCCGGACGTACACCGCCGAGCGCCCCGGCCCCCCCGTGCCGGAGCTGGACGACGAGCCTCGCACCGAAGCGGCCGTCCCCATGCAGGCGGTGCCCCACGACACGCCCATCGAAGTGCCCGCGCTCGTGGCGGGCGCGGAGCCCGCCACCGAGGCGCGCCCCATGCCCCTCCCGGGCGGCAAGGGCTACCGCACCTCCGTGGACGAGGCCCGGGACAGGCTGGCGCGGGAAGAGGCGGCGCGCGTGGCCAAGGGGAAGGAGAAGGCGCGCGTCCTGACAATGGGCATCATCTATGCCGCCGCCGCGCTGTTCCTCGTCGGCGTGTTCTACAAGCTCGTCATCGCGCGCGAGTCCACCTCTGAATACGCGGGCGCGTCCACCACCACGCTGTGGCTCGCCTCCAAGCCCGCGGGCGCCACCGTGCGGCTCAACGACCAGGTGCTCAAGGGCGTCACGCCGCTGATGGTGGAGGTCAAGATTGGCGAGGCCAACACGCTGGCCCTGACGCTGTCGGGGCACCTGCCCTGGACGAAGCGCTTCACGCCCACGTCGACCCTGGTGGAGCCCCTGACGGCGGAGCTGAAGCCCATCGCCGAGCCGGCCCCGCCCCCACCGCCGCCAGCGCCAGTGGCCGTGGCGGCGCCCGAGGACGCGGGCGCGGCGGAGGCCGTGGGCGCCGCGCCGGAGGACGGGGGCCCTGGCGCGCTGGAGGACGCGGGCGCCGGCCCCGAGGAGGTGGCGGTCGCCCAGGGCGGGCCCGTGGCGACGGAGGCGCCGCAGCGGACGATGACCGAGGTGGACTACCCCACGCGCGTGCTGGTGCTGCGCCCCCGGTACAACGCCGCCCCGCTGCCCGAGTACCCCACCGCCAGCATCGAGCTGAACCCCGGCGCGACGTACTCCGTGTGGACGAAGGGCAACGCGGCCCTGGCCGAGGGCCGGGGCACCGCCTCCAGCACGCTGGCCTTCTTCATCGAGGGCGACGGGCCGGTGGACACCAGCTTCGGCCTGCTCGGCGCGTCCCCGCGCTCCATCAAGGGGGCCCGCAAGCTCCACGTCTTCGCGCTGGATGTCGGCGGCCCGGACGACAACAGCGGCACCGTCCGCGTCAACGTCCGCCAGTCCGCCTACGTGCCGCCGCGCTCCTTCACCTTCGACGCCAGGGAGCACGCGGTGCAGCTCAAGCCGGAGCACCAACTGGTGCTGCGCGGCCTCAACCCGAAATCCACCTACCTGCTCACCGTGCGCGACGACCTCGCGGAGCTGCGCTCCGGCCCCACCGGCCGCATCCGCCAGGTGCTGTGCGTGGAGCGCGGGCCCAGGCCCGAGTCCGTGCGCGCCACCCACCGCATCCTGGAGACGGGCAAGCGCTACCAGGTGACGGGCACCGAGGACCTGCACTGCACCTTCCCCGACATGCAGCTCGGTGACAACGAGGGCGCCTTGGAGGTGGACATCGTCGACGTGACGGACCTGCCCGGCAAGGAGCGCGCGGAGGCCCTGAAGGGCTCACGCCGCTCGGCGCGGTAG
- the gyrB gene encoding DNA topoisomerase (ATP-hydrolyzing) subunit B, with translation MEKTPATGSAVAPPPVEYGTDSITKLEGREAVRKRPGMYIGDTVAYGLHKLVYEVVDNAVDESLAGHCTDIEVVIHVDGSLSVQDNGRGIPVGPHPKFPGKDTLEVVLTELHAGSKFGNGAYKVSGGLHGVGVTCVNFLSEWFKVRVQRNGVVYEQSYAQGIPDSPPREVGTTDKRGTHIAFKPDATVMELVEFNFETLSQRLRELAFLNAGLHITIRDERTNKEHDFKFDGGISSFVEYLNKSKQTLHDKPIAFSTEREGVTLDIAMQWNDGYDERIYTFANNINTHEGGSHLSGFKAALTRTLNSYAEKGNLWKDLKETPTGEDAREGLSAVISVKLTNPQFEGQTKTKLGNSEVKGLVEQMVNDQLGSFLEETPMVAKKVVAKIGDACRARLAARKARETVRRKGVLDGGGLPGKLADCQSRDPNESELYIVEGDSAGGSAKQGRDRRNQAILPLRGKILNVEKARFEKMLTSAEIVTLITALGTGIGAEDYDPEKARYHRIILMTDADVDGSHIRTLLLTFFFRQMPELLQKGYLYIAQPPLYKVTRNKKDQYVKDEHALNEYLLKSASEHARVLTPDGELGGAELKALLEKVITYEERLEKQAKRRDARVVDALVQGGRLSAETLTDEAALEAAVKAAYDTFERRMPDVLGRGRHELVQDPEHHTKKLVFHTDVNGAMRETVLDHAFLSSPEYVELSALRDAFAALGKPPYKVRVEAGEITVFSVQEVLAAVRKDAQRGLGLQRYKGLGEMNPEQLWDTTMNPATRTLLQVRVEDAVESDEIFSLLMGEAVEPRREFIERNALDVQNLDI, from the coding sequence ATGGAAAAGACCCCCGCTACCGGCTCGGCGGTTGCTCCGCCGCCCGTGGAGTATGGGACGGACAGCATCACCAAGCTCGAGGGCCGCGAGGCGGTCCGCAAGCGCCCCGGCATGTACATCGGCGACACGGTGGCCTACGGGCTCCACAAGCTCGTGTACGAGGTCGTCGACAACGCGGTGGATGAATCCCTGGCCGGGCACTGCACCGACATCGAGGTCGTCATCCACGTGGATGGCTCCCTGAGCGTGCAGGACAACGGCCGCGGCATCCCCGTGGGCCCGCACCCCAAGTTCCCCGGCAAGGACACCCTGGAGGTCGTCCTCACGGAGCTGCACGCCGGCAGCAAGTTCGGCAACGGCGCGTACAAGGTCTCCGGCGGCCTCCACGGCGTGGGCGTCACCTGCGTCAACTTCCTCTCGGAGTGGTTCAAGGTCCGCGTCCAGCGCAACGGCGTCGTCTACGAGCAGTCGTACGCGCAGGGCATCCCGGACTCCCCGCCGCGCGAGGTGGGCACCACCGACAAGCGCGGCACGCACATCGCCTTCAAGCCGGACGCCACGGTGATGGAGCTGGTGGAGTTCAACTTCGAGACGCTCAGCCAGCGCCTGCGCGAGCTGGCCTTCCTCAACGCGGGCCTGCACATCACCATCCGCGACGAGCGCACGAACAAGGAGCACGACTTCAAGTTCGACGGCGGCATCTCCTCGTTCGTGGAGTACCTCAACAAGTCGAAGCAGACGCTCCACGACAAGCCCATCGCCTTCAGCACGGAGCGCGAGGGCGTCACGCTCGACATCGCGATGCAGTGGAACGACGGCTACGACGAGCGCATCTACACCTTCGCGAACAACATCAACACCCACGAGGGTGGCAGCCACCTGTCCGGCTTCAAGGCGGCGCTGACGCGCACGCTCAACAGCTACGCGGAGAAGGGCAACCTCTGGAAGGACCTCAAGGAGACGCCCACCGGCGAGGACGCGCGTGAGGGCCTGTCCGCCGTCATCTCCGTCAAGCTGACCAACCCCCAGTTCGAGGGGCAGACGAAGACGAAGCTGGGCAACAGCGAGGTGAAGGGCCTGGTCGAGCAGATGGTGAACGACCAGCTCGGCTCCTTCCTGGAAGAGACGCCCATGGTCGCCAAGAAGGTCGTGGCGAAGATTGGCGACGCGTGCCGGGCGCGGCTGGCCGCGCGCAAGGCGCGTGAGACGGTGCGCCGCAAGGGCGTGCTGGACGGCGGCGGGCTCCCCGGGAAGCTGGCGGACTGCCAGAGCCGCGACCCGAACGAGAGCGAGCTCTACATCGTCGAGGGTGACTCCGCAGGTGGCTCCGCCAAGCAGGGCCGGGACCGGCGCAACCAGGCCATCCTCCCGCTGCGCGGCAAAATCCTGAACGTGGAGAAGGCCCGCTTCGAGAAGATGCTCACCAGCGCCGAAATCGTGACGCTGATCACGGCCCTGGGCACGGGCATCGGCGCGGAGGACTACGACCCGGAGAAGGCGCGCTACCACCGCATCATCCTGATGACGGACGCAGACGTGGACGGCAGCCACATCCGCACGCTGCTGCTCACCTTCTTCTTCCGGCAGATGCCGGAGCTGCTCCAGAAGGGCTACCTCTACATCGCGCAGCCGCCGCTCTACAAAGTCACGCGCAACAAGAAGGACCAGTACGTCAAGGACGAGCACGCGCTCAACGAGTACCTGCTCAAGAGCGCCTCCGAGCACGCGCGCGTGCTGACGCCCGACGGCGAGCTGGGCGGCGCGGAGCTGAAGGCGCTGCTGGAGAAGGTGATTACGTACGAGGAGCGCCTGGAGAAGCAGGCCAAGCGCCGGGACGCGCGGGTGGTGGACGCGCTGGTGCAGGGCGGGCGGCTGTCGGCGGAGACGCTGACGGACGAGGCGGCCCTGGAGGCGGCGGTGAAGGCCGCCTACGACACCTTCGAGCGCCGCATGCCGGACGTGCTGGGCCGCGGGCGCCACGAGCTGGTGCAGGACCCCGAGCACCACACCAAGAAGCTGGTGTTCCACACCGACGTGAATGGCGCCATGCGGGAGACGGTGCTCGACCACGCCTTCCTGTCGTCGCCGGAGTACGTGGAGCTGTCGGCGCTGCGCGACGCCTTCGCGGCGCTGGGCAAGCCGCCGTACAAGGTCCGCGTGGAGGCGGGGGAAATCACCGTCTTCTCCGTGCAGGAGGTGCTGGCCGCCGTCCGCAAGGACGCGCAGCGCGGCCTGGGCCTGCAGCGCTACAAGGGGCTGGGCGAGATGAACCCGGAGCAGCTCTGGGACACGACGATGAACCCGGCCACGCGCACGCTGCTCCAGGTGCGGGTGGAGGACGCGGTGGAGAGCGACGAAATCTTCTCCCTGCTGATGGGCGAGGCGGTGGAGCCGCGCCGCGAGTTCATCGAGCGCAACGCCCTGGACGTGCAGAACCTGGACATCTAG